Genomic DNA from Cytophagia bacterium CHB2:
CTTCGAAGCTTGTTTTTGAGAAATTTTTATTTTTAGCTTTTTCTGAAGCTAACTCGTTATTCTTCGTTCGCCCAAAACCAATTTTTGAGCTTAACCGGACAGCAGTGATTTGCCTCGTAACTTTTGCTTGTTTCTCAATCCCGCTCACGGTATTTTGCCGCCATCATGGAAATACAAAAGAAAATCGAGGTGCGGCACGGCCTGACTCTCGTGTACACCGGCGAGGGCAAGGGTAAAACCACGGCTGCCCTCGGCACGGCGTTACGCGCCGCCGGCTATGGCCTGCGCATTTACATGCTGCAATTCATTAAAGGTTCGTGGCATTACGGCGAGCTGGACGGCGCGAAGCTGTTGGAGCCCCATCTCACCATCGAGCGCATGGGCAAGGGCTTTTACAAAATCGTCGATGACAAGCTTCCCGAAGCCGAACATCGCAAAGCCGCAGAAGCGGCCGCCGCACATGCACTTGACATTCTGCGTAGCGGGCAATACGATATGGTGATTCTCGACGAAATCAATGTCGCGGTGATGACGGGCCTGCTCTCGACGCAAAAAGTACTGGAGATTATCGCCGCCAAGCCCGAGACTTGTCATTTAATTCTTACCGGCCGCGGCGCGCCGGAGGAAGTAATCGAAGCTGCGGATTTGGTCACGGAGATGCGCGAAATCAAGCATCCTTATCAAAAAGGCAAATTGGCGCAAAAGGGCGTGGATTTTTGAAGTGCACGTGCACACGGCAGGCCTCGAAATTTGGGTATCATGCGGCGTAGTGACTTTATTGGGATAGATTACTGTCACGCTTTTCAAACACTTGTTTCAGTCCCGCGAATTGTCTAATTTGCTTTGTCAAAATGCGGGGATTAGGCTGGCGGTGAGCCTGGAACGGACAAGCGAATGGAGTGGTATCATGGATTCTTTTCCTGATATTCAAGTCACCAACGTCTTTTTCGCGAACAATTAACCCAATCGAGGTGCGAAATGAGTACAGACTATTCAACGCCGGTGACTCTTGAGGAGGTCATTCCTCTTGTGGATCGTTTGAGTGAACTTGAACGAGAGGCGCTCAGGCAAATTCTGGAAAGCAAGGCCCATGTTGATTGGAAAACGGAGTGGGAAAAAGCCGTTACGTCTTTTCATCAAGTCTTTATGCAGTTTCCCGAAGAAGAGGTCGAAGCGGATTTAGCAAAAGCTTTGCGCGAGGTTATCTGAGAATCGCATCACTAATTGCATCGGAAGAATCTCCTGTGCCATAAAAACCATCTAATGAACTTGGGGCAATCATGCCGGCACTCAAAGTCTTCATTTCTTCCACCGACTTCGACCTTAAAGATTACCCGCAAGTGGCCATTGACGTAGCGAATCGCTACGAAGGAGGCAGGTAACAGATCAAGATGATCGATGACTACATCAAAGAAGCGCGGGAGATTGCGGCGCGGGCGGGGTATCGTTTGGTGTTGGCGGATATTCATTTGTTCTGCGCCGAGGCTTTGTTGGAAAAGCAAACGGCAAAAGGCAAACAGCAAAAAGCAACCAACACAAATTCATTTCTGGGGTTGTCTGAGGAACATCTGCGGAAGGCCAAAACATACGCGTTGGATGTTTCGGAATATGCGCATCTCTATCAATCCTCCGATCCGCATTTTTACGACGGCATTCCCGAGGCCGCCATGCTCAAACGCGGCATGACGCAGCAAGAACGCATCGACAACGGCTATTGGGTGGCGTATCAAATCGCCGAGGCGTTGGAGGAGAGAGTGAAGTCAAACTTGCGCACGAGGAAATTGGATTAAATCGACACTTTTTATGCGCAAGTTTGATTTCGCCAAACGCCTCGGCGGTACAATCATCCTGCTATCAGCCGCGTTTTTCGTCACAATTTGGCTCCTCACGTTTCATCCCGATGAACTGCAAACCGAGACCGTCACGAGTCCTGCCAGCGCGCCCTTACTGCAACCCGGCCAAAAACTCAAAATCCTGACCTGGAACATACAATTCATGGCCGGCAAGGATTACGTCTTCTGGCATGACACGCCCAATTTCGACGGCCCGCACGACCGGCCCTCACCCGAAGACATCGCGCGCACCCTCGCCGAAGTCAGCCGCGTCATTCGCGCCGAGAATCCCGATATCGTCTTGCTGCAAGAAGTCGATGACGGCGGCCGCCGCACAGATCACGAGGATCAGCTTGCGCGCTTGCTCGCCGCGCTGCCGCCGGAATATTCCTCACACGTGTCGGCGTTTTATTGGAAAGCCGCATTCGTGCCGCATCCGCGCATTCTGGGCAGCGCGGGTATGAAGCTGGCGACGGTTTCGAAATACCGGATTTCGCACGCGCGCCGCCATCAGCTCGCGCTGCCGCCGAACGATCTCATCACGCGGCAATTCAGCACCAAGCGCGCCATTCTGGAAGCGCGCTTGCCGCTAACCAACGGCGCGGAACTCGTTGTGCTCAACACCCATCTCGATGCCTTCGCGGCGGGCACCAACACAATGCGCTTGCAAGTGGCGGAGATCGACAGTATCTTAACGGCGTTGCGCAGCAGCGGCGTGGCCTGGGCCTTGGGCGGCGACTTAAATCTCCTGCCGCCGGATGAAGCTGCCTATCACCGCCTGCCCGAGAGCCACGAGAGTTACTATCAGCAAAACTCGGAGATCGCGCCGTTGTATCAAAACTATCAAGTCTTGCCGAATTGGGAAGAGGTCACGGGACTTGATTATCAAAAATGGTTTACGCATTTTCCCAACGACCCGGCGGCTGCAGGCCCCGATCGCACGATTGATTATCTGATTTTTCCGAAGCAGGCTCGCGTGGATACGCACTACGTGCGGCAGCATGACACGCTGAAAATTTCGGATCATCTGCCGGTTATTGCGATCATGCAAGTGCCGGATAATTTGTCGAACGAATTGTGATGAAAGTGATATGGAATCGCTGACGACAATCCTTGAGCGACGCGTCGACGTCGGCAAAGTCATTCGCAATGCAGCCGTATTCAATTTCAAAAACTGGCGCGGAGGGGTTATGAACGCGGACTCGCTGCCTCAGACCGTTCGTGATCTTTTTCAATTATTGCATGAGCGGAAAGCAGACTTCTTGTTGGTTGGCGGCATTGCTCTGTTGCAATATATTGAAGGCCGCAATACCGAAGACATCGATTTGATTATGGCCCTTTCCACGCTTAAGAAGCTGCCTGAGATTCATATCGAGAAAATGGATGAATACTTCGCACGGGGACAGTTTCACGAGTTGCGCATCGACATCCTGCTGACGCGAAATCCGCTTTTTAATTATGTGCGACAGCATTGTGCCACAACGCATCACTTTGTCGAACGAGACTTGCCATGTGCGACAGTTGAGGGGTTGCTGCTGCTCAAGCTTTATGCCCTGCCTTCGCTGTATCGCCAGGGCGATTTTACTCGTGTGGGACTTTATGAGAATGATATTGCCACATTAATGCATGCTCATCAACCTCGACTTGATCCCCTGTTCAAAGAATTGGCACACCATATGAGCAAAACCGATCTCGACTCCGTCAAAGAAATCGTTGCAGAAATTCAGCAACGCTTGCAACGTTTCGGCGAGAGTTTCAAATCATAAACATAATTGTTGAAGGATAAAAAATGTCATCTTTTGAAACACGCAATGTGATTATCATTGGTACCGGCCCGTCCGGTTACACCGCGGCGCTATACTCGGCGCGCGCGAATCTTGCACCACTGGTCTTTGCCGGCCCGGAGCCGGGCGGCCAGCTTACACTCACGACGCTCGTGGAGAATTATCCCGGCTTTCCCGCAGGCATCAACGGCCCGGAATTGATGGAAAATATGCGCAAACAATGCGAGCATTTCGGCGCCGAGTTGATTCATGACACGGTCGATCGCGTGAATTTCAAAGCCTCACCCTTTGAGATTTTCGTGGGAGATCAAAAATACACCGCCAAAACCGTCATCATCTCC
This window encodes:
- the cobO gene encoding cob(I)yrinic acid a,c-diamide adenosyltransferase produces the protein MEIQKKIEVRHGLTLVYTGEGKGKTTAALGTALRAAGYGLRIYMLQFIKGSWHYGELDGAKLLEPHLTIERMGKGFYKIVDDKLPEAEHRKAAEAAAAHALDILRSGQYDMVILDEINVAVMTGLLSTQKVLEIIAAKPETCHLILTGRGAPEEVIEAADLVTEMREIKHPYQKGKLAQKGVDF
- a CDS encoding endonuclease/exonuclease/phosphatase family protein translates to MRKFDFAKRLGGTIILLSAAFFVTIWLLTFHPDELQTETVTSPASAPLLQPGQKLKILTWNIQFMAGKDYVFWHDTPNFDGPHDRPSPEDIARTLAEVSRVIRAENPDIVLLQEVDDGGRRTDHEDQLARLLAALPPEYSSHVSAFYWKAAFVPHPRILGSAGMKLATVSKYRISHARRHQLALPPNDLITRQFSTKRAILEARLPLTNGAELVVLNTHLDAFAAGTNTMRLQVAEIDSILTALRSSGVAWALGGDLNLLPPDEAAYHRLPESHESYYQQNSEIAPLYQNYQVLPNWEEVTGLDYQKWFTHFPNDPAAAGPDRTIDYLIFPKQARVDTHYVRQHDTLKISDHLPVIAIMQVPDNLSNEL